The DNA segment GGCCGTCCCCTCGATCGCGCGTCGGACCTCGGGAACGAGCCTGGCGTACTCGGTCGGCGTGCGTTCGCCGAGGCGTTTGACCACGAGCGTGTGGCGCCGGCGGACGCGGTCAAACCCGTAGAGGTCGGGTTCGAGTTCGCTCGCGAGGCGCTTCACCCGCCCCGGAACCGGGACGTTGAGGCTGATCGGCACTACCGGCTCTCGAGGTACCAAAGCAGGATAAGCACGACGATCAGCAGGCCGATCAACGACCGACTGAACACTCCCGACGCGAAGCTCGCTACCTTATCGACGAGTTCGAGGACGAGCAGGACGAGCACCAGAACGAGGACGATCCGAAGGAGGGTTTCGACGTCCGTTCTGTTCGTTAGTGACATAATATCATGTAAATATTTGAAGTAAAAAACCTTCCGGGGAAGCGTTGGCGAGTCAAAAGTGTTTAGTAGGAACCGATCGTTTCACCGTCCAATGAGGCGGCTCGCGTCCATCGACGCTCTCGTTCTCGCGAGCGCCGCCGCCCGGCGGCCCGCAGCGCCGCGCGTCCGACGACCGCGACCGGGCCTCTTCTAGGCCCATACCCATCTCTCACCCCGATCCCTCGATGTTCATCCACCAGTCGATTCGCCTGTTTCTCCGGTTAGCGACGCCTCTGTGCGTATTTTCCATGATTAAAAAAGAAGAATTTATGTCCCCGTAGCGGGTTCCTCCAACCAGAATGAAACGTGTGGCACTCGCGTTCTCGGGCGGGCTCGACACGACGGTGTGCGTACCGCTGCTCGAGGAGGAGTACGGCTACGACGAGGTGATCGGCGTCACCGTCGACGTCGGCCAACCCGAGGAGGAGTTCCGGGAGGCAGAGGAGACCGCCGAGGCGCTCGGCCTGGAGAACCACGTGGTCGACGCGAAGGAGGAGTTCGCCTCCGTCTGTTTCGACGCGGTGAAGGCGAACGCGACCTACCAGGGCTATCCGCTGGGAACGGCGCTCGCCCGGCCCGTGATCGCCCAGGCGATCCTCGAGGTGGCGGAGGAACAGGGCTGTTCGGCGCTCGCCCACGGCTGTACGGGCAAGGGCAACGACCAGCTGCGCTTCGAGGCCGTCTGGCGCGGCTCGGACATGGAGGTCATCGCACCCGTGCGCGAACTCGGCCTCACCCGCGAGTGGGAGATCGAGTACGCCGACGAGAAGGACCTACCCGTGGAAGCGGGCAACGAGGGCGTCTGGTCGATCGACACGAACCTCTGGAGCCGGTCGGTCGAGGGCGGCCAGCTCGAGGAGCCCAGCTACGTCCCGCCCGAGGAGATCTACGACTGGACCAGCGAGCCGACGAACGAGACCGAACTCGTCGAGATCGAGTTCGACGAGGGCGTCCCGGTCGCGCTCGACGTTCTCGGGAGCGACGCCTCCGGGAGCCAGTCGGACGCGAACGCGTCCGACGCTGGTGAGGAACTCGGTAGCGTGGAGCTGATCGAGCGGCTGAACGAGGTCGCGGGCGCCCACGGCGTCGGGCGCACCGACCTGATGGAGGACCGCATGCTTGGACTGAAAGTCCGCGAGAACTACGAGCACCCCGCGGCGACGGTGCTGCTCAACGCCCACGAGGCGCTCGAGGACCTCGTGCTCACGAAGGACGAGCGCTCCTTCAAGGTGGGCGTCGACCACGAGTGGGCCGAGAAGGCCTACGAGGGACTGCTGTTCGCGCCGCTCGTGAAGGCGCTGGACGGCTTCGTCGATACCACCCAGGAGAAGGTGACCGGGACGGTGACGATCAAGCTCGAGGGCGGGACGGCCCGCCCGGTCGGACGCGAGAGCGAGTACGCCGTCTACTCGGCGAGCGCGGCCTCGTTCAACACCGAGACGGTCGACGGCATCGCCCAGGAGGACGCCACGGGCGTCGCGAAGTACCACGGCCTCCAGGAACGCCTCTCGAACGCGGTCGCCGAGGACGTCGCGGCGAGGGACGTACCGACGGCCGCCGATGGCGGAAGCGAGACGGAGAACTGAGATGGACGAGGAGTCGTCGGACGTCGTGCGCCGCGACCGCTTCAGCGGCGGCCCCGCCCGAGGCTTCCTCTCCTCGATGGACGCCGACGAGCGGATCTTCGAGGCCGATCTGGCCGTCGATCGCGCACACGTGGTGATGCTCGCCGAGCGGGGGATCGTCA comes from the Halalkalicoccus sp. CG83 genome and includes:
- a CDS encoding DUF7554 family protein; protein product: MSLTNRTDVETLLRIVLVLVLVLLVLELVDKVASFASGVFSRSLIGLLIVVLILLWYLESR
- a CDS encoding argininosuccinate synthase, which translates into the protein MKRVALAFSGGLDTTVCVPLLEEEYGYDEVIGVTVDVGQPEEEFREAEETAEALGLENHVVDAKEEFASVCFDAVKANATYQGYPLGTALARPVIAQAILEVAEEQGCSALAHGCTGKGNDQLRFEAVWRGSDMEVIAPVRELGLTREWEIEYADEKDLPVEAGNEGVWSIDTNLWSRSVEGGQLEEPSYVPPEEIYDWTSEPTNETELVEIEFDEGVPVALDVLGSDASGSQSDANASDAGEELGSVELIERLNEVAGAHGVGRTDLMEDRMLGLKVRENYEHPAATVLLNAHEALEDLVLTKDERSFKVGVDHEWAEKAYEGLLFAPLVKALDGFVDTTQEKVTGTVTIKLEGGTARPVGRESEYAVYSASAASFNTETVDGIAQEDATGVAKYHGLQERLSNAVAEDVAARDVPTAADGGSETEN